Proteins encoded within one genomic window of Mya arenaria isolate MELC-2E11 chromosome 13, ASM2691426v1:
- the LOC128214384 gene encoding microtubule-associated protein RP/EB family member 1-like isoform X8 gives MKCKRVNGMAVNVYSTSCTQDNLSRHDILTWVNDSLQTSYSKIEELCTGAAYCQFMDMLFPGCLVLKRVKITTKLEHESIQNFKVLQGAFNKMGVDKVIPVERLVKGKFQDNFEFVQWFKKFFDANYQGQEYDAVSARDGQPLGGAGKPGAKPRTQISAPKQSPARGSGHTMTASSKTTTTERRAAPAKTTAPRAAPAANHHAAGASHHTGAAGDSAKVLALEAQLSDLRFTVEGLEKERDFYFGKLRDIEIICQEDEGSSSNKRIMEILYQTEVGTDGFAPPEEDGNEDEEY, from the exons atgaaatgtaaaag AGTTAACGGTATGGCGGTGAACGTGTACAGTACGAGTTGTACACAAGACAACCTTAGTCGACACGATATTCTCACATGGGTCAACGACTCCCTACAGACCTCGTATAGCAAGATAGAAGAATTATGCACAG GAGCAGCCTATTGTCAGTTTATGGACATGTTATTTCCAG GGTGTCTTGTTCTTAAAAGAGTAAAAATCACGACAAAACTCGAGCATGAGTCCATTCAGAATTTCAAGGTGCTGCAGGGGGCCTTCAACAAAATGGGGGTAGACAAG GTTATACCAGTAGAAAGATTGGTGAAAGGAAAGTTTCAGGACAATTTTGAATTTGTTCAGtggtttaaaaagttttttgaCGCGAATTACCAAGGTCAAGAATACGACGCAGTTTCAGCTCGGGATGGACAGCCACTCGGGGGAGCAGGAAAACCAGGCGCGAAGCCCCGTACACAGATATCGGCACCAAAACAGTCCCCTGCTAGAGGTAGCGGCCATACAA TGACGGCAAGCAGTAAAACAACAACCACCGAGCGAAGAGCAGCCCCCGCGAAGACGACTGCCCCTCGTGCGGCCCCAGCAGCCAATCACCATGCAGCAGGAGCCAGTCACCACACGGGAGCGGCGGGCGATAGTGCCAAAGTACTGGCTTTAGAGGCTCAG ttAAGTGACCTGCGGTTCACTGTGGAGGGTTTGGAGAAGGAGCGAGATTTCTACTTTGGCAAGCTCCGAGACATTGAGATCATCTGCCAGGAGGATGAGGGCTCCTCCTCCAATAAACGCATAATGGAGATACTCTATCAGACTGAGGTAGGGACA GATGGATTTGCCCCACCCGAAGAAGATGGGAACGAAGACGAAGAGTATTAG
- the LOC128214384 gene encoding microtubule-associated protein RP/EB family member 1-like isoform X7, which translates to MEEVLIVNGMAVNVYSTSCTQDNLSRHDILTWVNDSLQTSYSKIEELCTGAAYCQFMDMLFPGCLVLKRVKITTKLEHESIQNFKVLQGAFNKMGVDKVIPVERLVKGKFQDNFEFVQWFKKFFDANYQGQEYDAVSARDGQPLGGAGKPGAKPRTQISAPKQSPARGSGHTMTASSKTTTTERRAAPAKTTAPRAAPAANHHAAGASHHTGAAGDSAKVLALEAQLSDLRFTVEGLEKERDFYFGKLRDIEIICQEDEGSSSNKRIMEILYQTEVGTDGFAPPEEDGNEDEEY; encoded by the exons ATGGAAGAGGTGTTGAT AGTTAACGGTATGGCGGTGAACGTGTACAGTACGAGTTGTACACAAGACAACCTTAGTCGACACGATATTCTCACATGGGTCAACGACTCCCTACAGACCTCGTATAGCAAGATAGAAGAATTATGCACAG GAGCAGCCTATTGTCAGTTTATGGACATGTTATTTCCAG GGTGTCTTGTTCTTAAAAGAGTAAAAATCACGACAAAACTCGAGCATGAGTCCATTCAGAATTTCAAGGTGCTGCAGGGGGCCTTCAACAAAATGGGGGTAGACAAG GTTATACCAGTAGAAAGATTGGTGAAAGGAAAGTTTCAGGACAATTTTGAATTTGTTCAGtggtttaaaaagttttttgaCGCGAATTACCAAGGTCAAGAATACGACGCAGTTTCAGCTCGGGATGGACAGCCACTCGGGGGAGCAGGAAAACCAGGCGCGAAGCCCCGTACACAGATATCGGCACCAAAACAGTCCCCTGCTAGAGGTAGCGGCCATACAA TGACGGCAAGCAGTAAAACAACAACCACCGAGCGAAGAGCAGCCCCCGCGAAGACGACTGCCCCTCGTGCGGCCCCAGCAGCCAATCACCATGCAGCAGGAGCCAGTCACCACACGGGAGCGGCGGGCGATAGTGCCAAAGTACTGGCTTTAGAGGCTCAG ttAAGTGACCTGCGGTTCACTGTGGAGGGTTTGGAGAAGGAGCGAGATTTCTACTTTGGCAAGCTCCGAGACATTGAGATCATCTGCCAGGAGGATGAGGGCTCCTCCTCCAATAAACGCATAATGGAGATACTCTATCAGACTGAGGTAGGGACA GATGGATTTGCCCCACCCGAAGAAGATGGGAACGAAGACGAAGAGTATTAG
- the LOC128214384 gene encoding microtubule-associated protein RP/EB family member 1-like isoform X9: MAVNVYSTSCTQDNLSRHDILTWVNDSLQTSYSKIEELCTGAAYCQFMDMLFPGCLVLKRVKITTKLEHESIQNFKVLQGAFNKMGVDKVIPVERLVKGKFQDNFEFVQWFKKFFDANYQGQEYDAVSARDGQPLGGAGKPGAKPRTQISAPKQSPARGSGHTMTASSKTTTTERRAAPAKTTAPRAAPAANHHAAGASHHTGAAGDSAKVLALEAQLSDLRFTVEGLEKERDFYFGKLRDIEIICQEDEGSSSNKRIMEILYQTEVGTDGFAPPEEDGNEDEEY; the protein is encoded by the exons ATGGCGGTGAACGTGTACAGTACGAGTTGTACACAAGACAACCTTAGTCGACACGATATTCTCACATGGGTCAACGACTCCCTACAGACCTCGTATAGCAAGATAGAAGAATTATGCACAG GAGCAGCCTATTGTCAGTTTATGGACATGTTATTTCCAG GGTGTCTTGTTCTTAAAAGAGTAAAAATCACGACAAAACTCGAGCATGAGTCCATTCAGAATTTCAAGGTGCTGCAGGGGGCCTTCAACAAAATGGGGGTAGACAAG GTTATACCAGTAGAAAGATTGGTGAAAGGAAAGTTTCAGGACAATTTTGAATTTGTTCAGtggtttaaaaagttttttgaCGCGAATTACCAAGGTCAAGAATACGACGCAGTTTCAGCTCGGGATGGACAGCCACTCGGGGGAGCAGGAAAACCAGGCGCGAAGCCCCGTACACAGATATCGGCACCAAAACAGTCCCCTGCTAGAGGTAGCGGCCATACAA TGACGGCAAGCAGTAAAACAACAACCACCGAGCGAAGAGCAGCCCCCGCGAAGACGACTGCCCCTCGTGCGGCCCCAGCAGCCAATCACCATGCAGCAGGAGCCAGTCACCACACGGGAGCGGCGGGCGATAGTGCCAAAGTACTGGCTTTAGAGGCTCAG ttAAGTGACCTGCGGTTCACTGTGGAGGGTTTGGAGAAGGAGCGAGATTTCTACTTTGGCAAGCTCCGAGACATTGAGATCATCTGCCAGGAGGATGAGGGCTCCTCCTCCAATAAACGCATAATGGAGATACTCTATCAGACTGAGGTAGGGACA GATGGATTTGCCCCACCCGAAGAAGATGGGAACGAAGACGAAGAGTATTAG